The Periophthalmus magnuspinnatus isolate fPerMag1 chromosome 19, fPerMag1.2.pri, whole genome shotgun sequence region tttttataatgCTGGCACTTATTGTCATGATTAACCCGTGTAAAGGTGCTGAAAAGATGGAGATATTTTAAGCTAATGCTACAAGCTAAAGATAGTCACGAGAAAGTGAATAATCCCATCATTTAATTGCGACGTGTAGCCCTCGTGTTGGGTGTGACAGGCTACTGACTATCACCTACCCTGTCCTAGTCAATTTTATTTAGTATAAATTAGATTAATCATGCTAGCGTTTTAACTAGTAGCACTGGTGAGCAAACGTTGATCATACATAGAATAGATTCACAGCGAACATGGGCTACGTTTGTCATCGAGCAGGTGTGGTCGTTTGTAAAATCATGCGATAGTGCCCAATGTCAACCTAAGAAACAGTGGCGGTGGTGAAAAATACTATCTAGCTGTCAGTGAGCCGAGCTGTCACCTTCTTCGCCATGCCTGGGATGGTGGCTTTCGGTCGGCGCTGGGGCATCGCCAGTGACGACCTGGTTTTTCCTGGTTCTTTTGAAATGCTGGTTCGAGTGCTGTGGTATGTGAACTTTAAACGTGTTCTGTCACCGGTAAACATGATTTTAAATGCCTAATCGTGATGTGTTTGTCGTTGTGTAGGTGGATCGGCACGTTGATTCTGTACACTTATCATAAAGGGCGTTTTGACTGCAGCGGCGGCGGAGTGCTTCACAGCTACATTGTTGGATTGTTGGTCATCCTGGCTTTCATCATTTTCTCATTAGGGGCCATTGTTTACGTCAGTGCACAAGGTATAGCTGGCTTGAACAAAACTATGTTAACAAATAGCTATAGGTGTGAAACAATATCCAACTGTCACATCATGGAATTAATGTTTGGGATGGTCAGAGAtgttcagaggtgggtagagtagccaaacattttgctcaagtaaaagtgacattacttcaaaattatattagtcaagtagaagtataaagttgaggtccaagaaattactcgagtaatattaaAAGTATTTGGCTAAACTTCAACTCAAATAAGAGGAACTTAGAGGAACTGTTGGGACATTCCATCTGATgtgtataatttaaagttaatgtaagtGGAAGggcaaaacattaaatagtGCACAAACTCTGaaattaaatcatatctgaatgaGTGATACAAGTAACACAAATGTtctaataatttcatattgtcaacttAAGCattttttgtcacttgtaaacttactcacagtgggaagtgtaaccaaaacttttactccagtaagagcactgttactgaaataggagtaaaagtaagctgccaaaaagtaaatataaagatttaaaaatcaATAGCAGGTTAAGTTACAGTAAAATTCATGATACATTTTTTTCGATtttgtcaaaaataataaatgcatctgtctgggatatatatatataaaaaaagcatGATTGTGTAaatatacagccatattttttagcCTAATTGCCCTTCAATTTTCCATATCTGATGcactgagaatgagaacaaACTGGATGTGAACAAACTGCCAAAATATAGACAACATTTCTGATGAGTATTAAAATAAGAATTGGCAAAAGATTAAAACCTATTTGTCACAACCCCCCTATGTTGCCACCTTCATATCAGTACATTTTACACCCAATAGCTTTTCATTCGGTATTTTGTAAAAGATGGACAGTTCTAATTTAGCCACAATTTCGCCTATATTGTTACATGCTctacaaaatgtaacttttccccCCCAAAAACCTTCTCTATTAATGTTTCTTAGGCACAATTACAAACCCTGGTCCGCGGCGCTCCATTACTGCTCTGGTGTACTTGCGAGCTCTGCTGTACCTCCCAGAGCTGGGCTGGGCCTGTCTGGGGGCAGTGTGGGTGTCTGATGACAGCAAAGGGTGCAACCCTGCCACCGTGGGGGCAGTCATCGTGGCTGTTGTTGCAAGGTGagtttaaaatattgtttatattacaataaaagtaaaagattaTTTACCAGTacattaataatcataatagaAACACCAATATGTATtctatttacatgtttatttagttttcaaatatattttacattttcgaAGACTGAGGGTCCCTACGTGGGCTGGTTATTACCctttcaaattattttatttatttatttaagcatGAGAATTTTTTACAAGAACCGTTCAGTTCAGTACTTGAACAAACaaacccaaataaataaaaacaaaacagtttaaaaaccACCCTGCTCAAAAGGAGTAGGAagaagttttaaaatgtacggTCTCCTACTGCTCTTGTACAATCTGTGTAGTCTTTCATTTTCCGTTATTATGTAATTTCTACTTTTCAGTGTGAACACTTAAGGTACACACATCAACTACAGACATTACAATGTATGTACTGGTATGCAACCCCACACATGTTTATCTATCTGTGTTTTTTGCacatatgtttttcttttaattgttAATATTATGTTAATTGAGAGTGCTTTCAATTTGTTAttcttaaaaaacatttaaggggtgtattatagtatagtattaTATAAAATTGGCTTTAATGagcctttaaccatgttatagctgttttcCCTCAGGATATACccactcagagttgtattttgtttgatttcTGCTTGtccattgttttgtgtttgagcctTAAATACTCCaaaaagttctttttttttcatcaagcCTCTATCTCTGCTCCCTTCTTAGtacttataataaaaaaaaaatagactgcGGGTTATAAACATAGGCTTCAAAAATGTCAGTTTCGTACAACAGATGCTTGTGTTAAATGGGGATGAATAGACTAGGGCTGTAGTTCTGTTGTTCGTTTGAGGTTGGTCTTAGTCagccaaaatttgtattagttgacTATCATTTTAtatagattataaggatttatatgggacgaCAACAAAAAGGACAAGTGAGTGAGTTATCTgaagatttgatattttttggtattttatatGTAAAACGTCTTTATATACcggtaaatacattgtttcctagtacactttttctgtataaatagtagtttCTGCATGAACTTTAGtgagtcttgtgagtgcagtttgggtcagatgtATAGACATATGTAATTGTTTTAAGAGCCAAGCTTCCTTTTAGTTGACTTATGgagcacatgtctttagtcaaccaattTTTGCCCACAGACCTAGAAGAGACATTCAGCTTATTCCCATAGCTGGGCAAAATGTTTGGGAAGAGTTCTTCCCATGTACGTCAGTATTGTTATCAGTTTTGGTATTTCCTGAATCATTAATTATCAGAGTCATTTCCAGATGAACTGACCACTTTCTCTCCACTGTCCTCTCTCTAAGTTGGATCATCCTGCTTTTCACTGGCGTGGGCGTGGTCTTTGTGTTCGACCCTCTGGGGAGCACTCGTCGCGAGCAGGCCTCTATGGAGCCCTTGGGTGTGCGGGACATGGAGAGCAGTGAAGGGAGCCAGTTTCTGTCCACGGCACGTTCTCTGGCTGTGAAGGTGTGGGAGAGCCGCCTCAAACtgctctgctgctgtctgcCCCAGGATGACAGCCACAGAGCTGCCTTCTCCAGCATCGCCCAGCTCGTCAGTGGATTCTTCTCTGTAAGGACCAGCATCCTCTAAAGAAGATATggctttgtattgtattataataaaataagaaaagaaataCAATTTGATTACTACATATACAAATGTGTatgttatgaaaaaaaatgtgatcaaCAGACCTGTTCACTGCCAAAGTAATTACTGTTGAATCTATACTCTCAAAGTAAGAAAATTGTATATTTGGGACATTTGATTATCTACAATAATTATATTAATAAGCACACAATTGTACACaatgttcagttgtgattagATTGGTGATTTATGTTTCaatagtttgattttatttcgattgcacattttaaacacgtccaagAGCATTAACTTTGAGAGAAAACAGACAATTTGTGTTGCTAAACTAATAGGATGTTTGTAGAGAGTTTGTAGGCAGCAGCTGAATAAGACTGAACATTGTCTTTCTTGGCACAGGAAATTATGTTACTGAAAAATGAAGTCTTTGCAATTTTAgattatgattttgatttgattgcgataTATCTTGAAGCCCTGTTGGCCATTTGTGTCTATTTATTGCTTATGTAATCCAATCCACATTATGAACCACAATATTACTCATGCCCTTTGAATTTCCAAGACTTGTCATTGCtaattttattcttgttttataTTAATAGTGGTATGTGTCTGGATGAGCTTTGTAAAAAGTAAGATAACTTGTGCTCTAAACCTATGTGTtcatgtgttgtttgtgtgtgacaGGACACAGACCTGGTTCCCAGTGACATCGCAGCTGGCTTGGCTctgctgcaccaggagcaggacaagaaggaacagagcagagaccCGGACGTCATAGCAACCCAcagcccctcctctcctcttgtcagTACTTCAGCTTGTATGATCTACTTTTCACTTGGATTCCATTTTCTTGATGTTAACACTTCTTAGTTTTGTCCTTTAGGGGGAGGATTTGGAGACCGAGCTGGAGAAGGCAGCTCACTGTATGCAGTTTGCGGCAGCTGCGTACGGATGGCCCATGTACATCTACTCCAACCCTCTGACTGGGCCATGTAAACTCTCCAAAGACTGGTAAGGGTCAAAAAGCTGGAGGGTCCACACTTCCACAGGCAGCGCCTCAAGATTCTGATTAAACCCAGAACAAGACCTtgtctagaccaggaccagaataCAGATGCGTTAACATGAGGAAGAATGAagtatgaactgctaaactaatacaagaatcccatgcatttgcaagtttatcacaaaaaatgcataacccctttagacaatatatatatatatatatatatatatatatatatatatatatatatatatatatatatatatatatatatatatatatatatatatatatatatatatatatatatatatatatatatatatatatatatatatatatatatacataccccccccccacacacacacacacacacacacatacagcagcctttgcaatttacAAATTTTGGCCattgaaaatgtgattttcatttgatggagatttgattaaagatgcactatgcattTTCTTTTCCTGATGGAACATCCACCACTAGGAcggtgttattgttttgccttgcatgtcccacagtatggttttaaaccACCAGAAATTACTGGTATACTTGCTGCCCTATTCATGCATGTTAAAGTAATCTATTTTGGACATTAACACGTTTTTAACTCTACATAAATTACTGAAACCAGGAAGTCTTACGTTAggattaagattaagatttgAGCATGTAAATTGCCTTTACCTGTCCTATTACATTCCCTACTTGTATGTTTCAGTTGCAGAAGTCAAACGGCTGAGTATGAGATCGTAGGAGGAGACCATCTCGGCTGTCACTTTTCTTCCATCCTGCACAGCACTGGTTTACAATACAGGGACTTTATCCATGTCAGCTTCCACAACCAGGTACCCCCCGTTTGATCAATGTTCATTTCATtaactaaaatatttttgtcaatgACATATATTTGCTGACTAAAACTAAAGTAAAGACTAACACTATgattaaaattgcatttttattgaCTGAAACTATGtctaaaagtaaatattttttgtcaaatgataaaaactaaacaaatgaaagaaaagaacGATCTGAGACTAGATCCAAGTTCCACTTTTCAATCTCAGAGCCCCAAACCAGACCATAAACAAATTCACCATCCAAGAATACGTCCCATCAAGCaatgaaatacaaaatatattttctggtCGGATTTATGCGTATTTAGTTGAAATTTACATTGTCCTCAGCTAAAACTGGACTGAATCTAAAAACTTTTATTGGactaaatatacaataaaaatttaaacatattttagttAGACTTTAGACTAAAACTCTAAGTTCAAATTTcttatcaaaatgaacactgctTTTTATAATAATGAGATGTTGTTGTCCACAGATTTATGAGATCCCCTTCTTCGTGGCACTGGATCACAAGAGAGAGGCTGTGCtggtgtctgtgagagggacaCTGTCTCTTAaggtacatgtttttttataggCTTACTCGCATCTGTTCTATATTTATGCCAAACTTGACATTTTATCTTTCAGCTTTTGAATAGGTTAAGAGAAATATAGCAGATATAACAGCTGATCACGCAGAAGTGCCCTAGTAAACCCACATAACACAAACTCTCAAAGGGGAAGTGAGACTAAATCAGCTGTACATGTAGTAGACACTTTACATATTAACTAAACATAGCTTCTAACAATGGAACatataattcattcattttattattcttttttgtaTAGATTTAACAAATGTACAGTCATTTCACAATATCTGCGTATTTACAACAGAACAGTTTAATAAGTAAGTTTGACTGGTCAAGCTCTGCTGTTGCTAGCAGAGGGCAACAAACACCTAATTAAATAGTTATGTGCAGTGAAATACCAATGCAATGACTAATGAGTACTGAAAAAAAGGAAATCATTTAAGATAATAATGTAATTTCTATTAATTTCGCTCCTGTCAGTCTCAAATATCTACTAGTTAGATCTACTAGTTCctaatgatttgttttgtctctgtctcgATTCTAATGGCTCATAGTTATTTATTGGCATGGGCAACGTATCGGTACAAATCAACGTTAAATAATATGCAGTTGAGTAGGACTTGCTATGGATGTTAAGGCATTGATATTGACAACAGGAGACAATTGGTGGATATCGGCTATAAATCCTTTTTGGTCTATCCCCATAGTTCTTTGCTAATCCAAAATTCTACACTATTTCTTCTCCAGGACGTTCTGACTGATTTATCCGCTGAATGTGAAAATCTACCACTAGAGGGAGTCTACGGAGCCTGCTATGCTCATAAGGTAAACAGACCAAGGGACTCAACATGCATAGATTGTGTGTGTTATAGTGCTTTGTCATTTCTATGCATTACGTTAACTAATCCGTaataaatgataatgataaagCATTTGATTCTGCAGGGAATGTGCCAGGCGGCTGGTTACATCTACAAGAAGCTCATCAATGATGGCATCCTCAATCAGGCCTTCTCTATCGCACCTGTGAGAACTGTTCTACTGTTTCTTGTTGTCTATTATGTCTACACAGTAATTTTGGGAGTCCCAGGTTTGGGACACCCTGGGTTAATTACTCTgttcactcaaacatgcagtagTTAAtgatatttaagatttttgaaaaaatcttgcctagttttcaCTAATTTGACAGTTTTGATGAAGtgtatacttttacttcctggttgcacATGGGTAGCAGATGAGGGTAATTTCACAATTACTGCTCCCAAGCAACCTTTGCAAACATGAACACTCAGTGCTCCATACAATGAGAGCcaaaattcaattaatttacACTATAGatactaaaatatcaaactgtcagaaaagtcaaaaaactgtcaaaaaagttttctTTGTATGTGAATTATCCctgttttggatggaatttgGTGCATTGATAACATAAACGGGGGATTCATTTTTAGATCTCAGTGCTGCTTCCtttaattttcaactttttaaccCCCACTTTTCTTTACAAACTGAGACTTGATTGATGTAAAAGTGTGATAAATACTTACCCTATCCAGACAGATAAAGTAATAATTAGTAAAACATGTAATGGATTAATATTGTGATGGTTTTGTGTATTGTGCCTTTACAGGAGTATAAACTGGTCATCACTGGGCACAGCCTGGGTGCGGGCACAGCTGCTCTGTTGGCAGTCATGCTGAAAAATTCCTTCCCCACGTTGAAGTGTTATGCCTTCTCGCCACCAGGGGGACTAGTGAGGTAATGGTTTATTGTAGACTTGGTTGCTATTCTGTGGTTGGTGTTATATAATGTCATTATTTAATCACACTGTCTTGATTCATGTTGGCTAAAAATTAAGCATTAAAAAGTgccttaaaaatgcacttttttgaagaggtgggtagtactcagttacatctactcagttacatttactttttaaactttttaaagaagTTGTTTTTTCAGAGTATTTTTGTAGCAGCATtgtttactcctacttaagtaatatttttttttgattgaagtaacagtacttacttgagtaaaagttgtggttattcttcccactgtaagttaaagagtgacaaaagctttatgctgATAATGTGAAATCTTTtgagcatttgtgtttcttgcactgctccttcagatatatagtttttctcatttttgtgtctatcatttcaaaataccatattttgtgcattatttcatgtgtTGTGCCTCAAACTACATTCACGCTACtactaaatatgtattattgttattattaaaacattttatttattaggcGGAGGCAGTGGATGTTGCCGTGAAAGTAGGCGGTGCGAGTGATGTTGACAAGAATGACACCCACATTCTTAAcctgaggagagggagagatggaggagttgTTAATGGGACTGGAGAAAGGATTGAGTTTGTTCAGGGTGGACTTGGTGAATACAAAGAGAAGTTCGGTTTTATTGCTGatgagtttgaggaagtttgaggtgaaACGCAATTTAACTTCATCAAAACAGCTGATAAGAGAGAGGGTGGGTGGGAGTATGGAGTTGGTTTTGCTGGAGAGGTAGAGCTGTGTGTCATTCACGTAGCAGTGGAAGTGGACATGCTGTTTCTGGTAAATGTGgctaaggaggaggaggtacaGGGTGAATAgcaggggacagaggacagaagcTTAGCTAGACCAGGAAGctcatattattttgaagtacctCTTACTCGAGTTCTTAGCTATTTGTCTCACTCTGAGGATCTGTCACCCTTATCTCTACGGAGGTTACGTttccctggattgttccacagtatggtattaaacacatcatggagatatacaagtttaatgccatactgcagaatattatgggcaaaataataacatcttcttggagacaagcaggtggcagaccctcctccagaaacgttacatagtgcaccttttaatttaGCAAGCTTATTGACCACAATCTTAATAATTAGTgatccaattctgcattttttgattttttgttaTTCCTCTTGAAGATGATGACTCCCTGGACTCTTAATATTGTATTATTACTCTCCACTACTCTCCATCTGAACATTTGTATATTGTAATTCTACCATGTGAATACAACCTTGTTTTATATGACCACAATGAATTACTTTTTGCCTCGTTATAATATGAAGTTGTATGATTAAACAACCCTTCATATTTTCTTTGGTGTTCTAAGTTTTTTGTCATAATTTGTTTTTCTGCAGTAAGGCCTTGGCCGATTACACCAAGGACTTTGTAATATCTGTTGTTTTGGGGAAAGATCTTGTTCCCAGGTAAGACTAGACTACTTTattaaagcttttattttttatcatgtaCTGCTAAGAAAATTGCATGAATGTGGTGACTAGTCTATTACAGGCTTGAATGTGATGCTGAGTCTATTTGTGGAACTGCCTTGTTATTATAGGCACACATGCTactgttgtttatttaaatgtgaattTTCCACGCAGACTAAGTCTTCCAAACATGGAGGATTTGAAGAGGAGAATTCTCAAAATAGTGTCAAACTGCAACAAACCAAAGGTAAGTAACAATCTAGTGCCCATTATTCACCgatgtctttattattattaatagtgCAGGGAACTATGCAAAgc contains the following coding sequences:
- the daglb gene encoding diacylglycerol lipase-beta, translated to MPGMVAFGRRWGIASDDLVFPGSFEMLVRVLWWIGTLILYTYHKGRFDCSGGGVLHSYIVGLLVILAFIIFSLGAIVYVSAQGTITNPGPRRSITALVYLRALLYLPELGWACLGAVWVSDDSKGCNPATVGAVIVAVVASWIILLFTGVGVVFVFDPLGSTRREQASMEPLGVRDMESSEGSQFLSTARSLAVKVWESRLKLLCCCLPQDDSHRAAFSSIAQLVSGFFSDTDLVPSDIAAGLALLHQEQDKKEQSRDPDVIATHSPSSPLGEDLETELEKAAHCMQFAAAAYGWPMYIYSNPLTGPCKLSKDCCRSQTAEYEIVGGDHLGCHFSSILHSTGLQYRDFIHVSFHNQIYEIPFFVALDHKREAVLVSVRGTLSLKDVLTDLSAECENLPLEGVYGACYAHKGMCQAAGYIYKKLINDGILNQAFSIAPEYKLVITGHSLGAGTAALLAVMLKNSFPTLKCYAFSPPGGLVSKALADYTKDFVISVVLGKDLVPRLSLPNMEDLKRRILKIVSNCNKPKYRILLQGCWYEVFGGDPDDFPTEMDNRREEELSQPLLGEESLIIRHSSSYQSLASDDSPAHAVTHLPLFLPGRVLHITEDGPTRRSCFARVRYRADWSSEMAFRSVLISPRMLTDHMPDVVLRALQSLTTERPFALCPSASAYNQHNPI